A genomic stretch from Streptomyces venezuelae ATCC 10712 includes:
- a CDS encoding DUF4307 domain-containing protein, with amino-acid sequence MSAVREQLPEGRYGRSADEAADRKLKITGAVLGVLFLGLMGWFAWYYVVDSKISAEMIKFDVVSATEVQVHLEIRKDEGVKGVCTLRSRSEDGAEVARKDVRVDDPAGRVDQVYSLRTTARATSAELMGCTAR; translated from the coding sequence ATGAGCGCGGTGCGAGAGCAGCTGCCCGAGGGGCGTTACGGGCGCTCCGCGGACGAGGCGGCCGACCGCAAGCTCAAGATCACCGGTGCGGTGCTCGGCGTGCTCTTCCTCGGCCTGATGGGCTGGTTCGCCTGGTACTACGTCGTCGACAGCAAGATCAGCGCCGAGATGATCAAGTTCGACGTGGTGAGCGCCACCGAGGTCCAGGTGCACCTGGAGATCCGCAAGGACGAGGGCGTCAAGGGCGTCTGCACGCTGCGGTCCCGCTCCGAGGACGGCGCCGAGGTGGCCCGCAAGGACGTCCGGGTCGACGACCCCGCCGGCCGGGTCGACCAGGTCTACTCGCTCCGCACGACGGCCCGCGCGACCAGCGCGGAGCTCATGGGGTGTACGGCGCGGTAG
- the greA gene encoding transcription elongation factor GreA produces the protein MTQTSDNVTWLTQEAYNKLKDELEYLSGPARTEIAAKIAAAREEGDLRENGGYHAAKEEQGKQELRVRQLTQLLQHAKVGEAPADDGVVEPGMVVTIAFDGDENDTMTFLLASREYASGDIETYSPQSPLGVGVNGKKAGDDAQYELPNGKKATVKILSAKPYTG, from the coding sequence GTGACCCAGACCAGCGACAACGTCACCTGGCTCACCCAGGAGGCGTACAACAAGCTCAAGGACGAGCTTGAGTACCTGTCTGGTCCCGCGCGTACCGAGATCGCCGCCAAGATCGCCGCCGCGCGCGAAGAGGGCGACCTGCGCGAGAACGGCGGGTACCACGCGGCCAAGGAGGAGCAGGGCAAGCAGGAGCTCCGGGTCCGCCAGCTCACCCAGCTGCTCCAGCACGCCAAGGTCGGCGAGGCCCCGGCGGACGACGGCGTCGTCGAGCCCGGCATGGTCGTCACGATCGCCTTCGACGGCGACGAGAACGACACGATGACCTTCCTGCTCGCCTCCCGCGAGTACGCGAGCGGTGACATCGAGACCTACTCGCCGCAGTCGCCGCTCGGCGTCGGCGTCAACGGCAAGAAGGCCGGTGACGACGCGCAGTACGAGCTGCCGAACGGCAAGAAGGCCACGGTGAAGATCCTCAGCGCGAAGCCGTACACCGGCTGA
- the mca gene encoding mycothiol conjugate amidase Mca has product MTEQLRLMAVHAHPDDESSKGAATMAKYVSEGVDVMVVTCTGGERGSVLNPQLQGDAYIEANIHEVRRKEMDEAREILGVSQEWLGFVDSGLPEGDPLPPLPQGCFALEDVDTAAGELVRKIRSFRPQVITTYDENGGYPHPDHIMTHKITMVAFEGATDTEKYPEAEFGPAWQPLKLYYNQGFNRPRTLALHEALLARGLESPYGEWLERWKDFAGKERTLTTFVPCSEFFETRDKALIAHRTQIDPDGGWFRVPMEIQKEIWPTEEYELSKALVPTSLPEEDLFAGIRDNA; this is encoded by the coding sequence TTGACTGAGCAGCTGCGACTGATGGCCGTTCACGCCCACCCCGACGACGAGTCGAGCAAGGGTGCGGCCACGATGGCCAAGTACGTGTCCGAGGGGGTGGACGTCATGGTGGTGACGTGCACGGGCGGCGAGCGTGGCTCGGTACTCAACCCCCAGCTCCAGGGTGACGCCTACATCGAGGCGAACATCCACGAGGTGCGCCGCAAGGAGATGGACGAGGCCCGCGAGATCCTCGGCGTCTCCCAGGAATGGCTGGGATTCGTCGACTCCGGCCTGCCCGAGGGCGACCCGCTGCCGCCGCTTCCCCAGGGCTGCTTCGCCCTGGAGGACGTCGACACCGCCGCCGGGGAGCTGGTCCGCAAGATCCGCTCCTTCCGTCCGCAGGTCATCACGACCTACGACGAGAACGGCGGGTACCCGCACCCCGACCACATCATGACCCACAAGATCACGATGGTGGCCTTCGAGGGCGCGACCGACACCGAGAAGTACCCGGAGGCCGAGTTCGGCCCGGCCTGGCAGCCCCTGAAGCTCTACTACAACCAGGGCTTCAACCGTCCCCGGACGCTCGCCCTGCACGAGGCGCTCCTCGCCCGCGGCCTGGAGTCCCCGTACGGCGAGTGGCTGGAGCGCTGGAAGGACTTCGCGGGCAAGGAGCGGACGCTGACCACCTTCGTGCCCTGCTCGGAGTTCTTCGAGACCCGCGACAAGGCCCTGATCGCCCACCGCACCCAGATCGACCCCGACGGCGGCTGGTTCCGGGTCCCGATGGAGATCCAGAAGGAGATCTGGCCGACGGAGGAGTACGAGCTCAGCAAGGCGCTGGTGCCGACCTCCCTCCCCGAGGAAGATCTCTTCGCGGGCATCCGCGACAATGCCTGA
- a CDS encoding thioredoxin domain-containing protein, translating into MPNRLAHETSPYLLQHADNPVDWWPWSAEAFEEARRRDVPVLLSVGYSSCHWCHVMAHESFEDDAIAGLVNEHFVAVKVDREERPDVDAVYMEAVQAATGQGGWPMTVFLTPDAAPFYFGTYFPPEPRHGMPSFPEVLEGVKDAWADRRDEVGEVAERIVKDLAGRSLAYGGEGVPGEEELAQALLGLTREYDATRGGFGGAPKFPPSMTLEFLLRHHARTGAEGALQMAADTCEAMARGGIYDQLGGGFARYAVDRAWVVPHFEKMLYDNALLCRAYAHLWKATGSDLARRVALETADFMVRELRTPEGGFASALDADSDDGTGRHVEGAYYVWTPAQLTEVLGAEDAALAAAHYGVTEAGTFEHGSSVLQLPQQAGPAEADRIASIAARLLAAREERERPGRDDKVVAAWNGLAIAALAETGALFDRPDLVERATEAADLLVRVHMDESARLTRTSKDGRAGTNAGVLEDYADVAEGFLALAAVTGEGAWLEFAGFLLDIVLDRFTAEGGALYDTAHDAEALIRRPQDPTDNATPSGWTAAAGALLSYAAHTGSDAHRAAAEGALGVVKALGPRAPRFIGWGLAVSEALLDGPREIAVVGAPGDEVFQELRRTALRATAPGAVLASGAPDSEEFPLLGDRPLVAGGAAAYVCRHFTCDAPVTDPEELRRKL; encoded by the coding sequence ATGCCGAACCGACTGGCCCATGAGACCTCTCCGTACCTCCTTCAGCACGCCGACAACCCGGTCGACTGGTGGCCGTGGTCGGCCGAGGCCTTCGAGGAGGCCCGCCGCCGCGACGTCCCCGTACTCCTCAGCGTCGGGTACAGCTCCTGCCACTGGTGCCACGTCATGGCCCACGAGTCGTTCGAGGACGACGCCATCGCAGGCCTGGTCAACGAGCACTTCGTCGCCGTCAAGGTGGACCGGGAGGAGCGGCCCGACGTCGACGCCGTCTACATGGAGGCCGTGCAGGCCGCCACGGGGCAGGGCGGCTGGCCGATGACCGTGTTCCTCACGCCGGACGCCGCGCCCTTCTACTTCGGTACGTACTTCCCGCCCGAGCCCCGCCACGGCATGCCCTCCTTCCCCGAGGTCCTGGAGGGCGTGAAGGACGCCTGGGCCGACCGGCGGGACGAGGTCGGTGAGGTCGCGGAGCGGATCGTGAAGGACCTCGCGGGCCGCTCCCTCGCGTACGGCGGCGAGGGCGTCCCCGGTGAGGAGGAGCTCGCGCAGGCCCTGCTCGGTCTCACCCGCGAGTACGACGCGACCCGCGGCGGCTTCGGCGGCGCCCCCAAGTTCCCGCCGTCCATGACCCTGGAGTTCCTGCTCCGCCACCATGCCCGTACGGGCGCCGAGGGCGCCCTGCAGATGGCCGCGGACACCTGCGAGGCGATGGCCAGGGGCGGCATCTACGACCAGCTCGGCGGCGGCTTCGCCCGCTACGCCGTGGACCGCGCCTGGGTCGTGCCCCACTTCGAGAAGATGCTCTACGACAACGCCCTGCTCTGCCGGGCGTACGCGCACCTGTGGAAGGCGACCGGCAGCGACCTGGCCCGCCGGGTGGCGCTGGAGACCGCCGACTTCATGGTCCGGGAACTCCGCACCCCCGAGGGCGGTTTCGCCTCCGCTCTCGACGCCGACAGCGACGACGGCACCGGCCGGCACGTCGAGGGCGCCTACTACGTGTGGACCCCGGCGCAGCTCACCGAGGTCCTCGGCGCGGAGGACGCCGCCCTCGCCGCCGCCCACTACGGCGTCACCGAGGCCGGCACCTTCGAGCACGGGAGTTCCGTGCTCCAGCTCCCGCAGCAGGCCGGCCCGGCCGAAGCGGACCGGATCGCCTCGATCGCGGCCCGGCTCCTCGCCGCCCGCGAGGAGCGCGAGCGCCCCGGCCGGGACGACAAGGTCGTCGCCGCCTGGAACGGCCTCGCCATCGCCGCCCTCGCCGAGACCGGTGCCCTCTTCGACCGCCCCGATCTCGTCGAGCGGGCCACGGAGGCCGCCGACCTGCTCGTACGGGTCCACATGGACGAGTCCGCCCGGCTCACCCGGACGTCCAAGGACGGCCGGGCCGGTACGAACGCGGGCGTCCTGGAGGACTACGCCGACGTCGCCGAGGGCTTCCTCGCCCTCGCCGCCGTCACCGGCGAGGGCGCCTGGCTGGAGTTCGCCGGCTTCCTCCTGGACATCGTTCTCGACCGCTTCACCGCCGAGGGCGGAGCCCTGTACGACACGGCCCACGACGCCGAGGCCCTGATCCGCCGCCCGCAGGACCCCACGGACAACGCGACCCCCTCGGGCTGGACCGCCGCCGCCGGCGCGCTGCTCTCCTACGCGGCGCACACCGGCTCGGACGCCCACCGGGCCGCCGCCGAAGGGGCGCTGGGCGTCGTCAAGGCCCTCGGCCCGCGCGCCCCGCGGTTCATCGGCTGGGGCCTCGCGGTCTCCGAGGCCCTCCTCGACGGGCCCCGGGAGATCGCCGTGGTGGGCGCCCCCGGCGACGAGGTGTTCCAGGAGCTGCGCCGTACCGCCCTGCGGGCGACCGCCCCCGGCGCCGTGCTGGCGTCCGGCGCTCCCGACAGCGAGGAGTTCCCGCTGCTCGGGGACCGTCCGCTGGTGGCCGGTGGCGCCGCCGCGTACGTGTGCCGTCACTTCACCTGTGACGCGCCGGTCACCGACCCCGAGGAGCTCCGCCGGAAGCTCTGA